The Dreissena polymorpha isolate Duluth1 chromosome 10, UMN_Dpol_1.0, whole genome shotgun sequence genome includes a region encoding these proteins:
- the LOC127847627 gene encoding uncharacterized protein LOC127847627 isoform X1, giving the protein MATFSQSTLDKGSDIFQDFLCSACQGKKLDKMADFYCESCLKFYCGNCINLHSQLFTNHATFGREHMKKWPVAKKVEDFLLKCDVHKEENLKMFCDEHSELCCTNCAFLNHRHCPKVTLISDIVKIQSTDLKKLSVSIQTILEEMRKLQGNQEASLQYLQNSFDEQLQKIHETRRKINAALDTIEQKTLNEMKDTLTKLQASCKDDVDKCISLQDELKQLRDAIQDISDKSKLELSFIATRKCKDIIQQSETFLKKNSLQVKVSITFQPSSDIAQYLSELSGLGKIEHSTQILNPNKVFTVKGKSVHNVRISSDSKVCNITAICVLPEGQVLVADSGNENIKLLDQQHQVVSHCSVTTWPRDMCQITPSDVAVALKSEVQFITVNNRKLVTGGKLQLKHACVGIACHQEDLYISDYTALYKYTLSGKQVSKMYEDKTGDFTVKACAVSPTGDKLYITNVSNKKVLTLARDGSVLATFTDHALLEPYVHVTPAGQVLVCGFLSNTIIQVDDEGRKKLAILATQEDGVVSPLSVCYNRHTASILVGLYASSNIRVFKVQ; this is encoded by the exons ATGGCTACCTTTTCACAATCGACTCTAGACAAGGGATCTGACATTTTCCAAGACTTCTTGTGCTCGGCCTGTCAAGGCAAAAAACTGGATAAAATGGCTGATTTCTACTGTGAATCATGTTTGAAGTTTTACTGTGGGAATTGTATTAACCTGCACAGCCAGTTGTTTACAAATCATGCCACCTTTGGAAGGGAACACATGAAGAAATGGCCAGTGGCCAAGAAGGTGGAAGATTTTCTTCTGAAATGTGATGTCCATAAAGAAGAAAACTTAAAAATGTTTTGCGATGAACACAGTGAGCTGTGCTGCACAAATTGTGCATTCCTTAATCACAG ACACTGCCCAAAGGTAACTCTTATATCGGACATAGTAAAAATCCAGTCCACAGACCTTAAAAAACTGTCAGTTTCTATCCAAACAATTCTAGAAGAAATGAGGAAACTTCAAGGCAACCAAGAGGCTAGCCTTCAGTATTTGCAAAATTCATTTGATGAGCAGTTACAAAAGATACATGAAACTCGGCGAAAAATAAATGCAGCTTTAGACACGATTGAACAGAAGACACTGAATGAAATGAAAGATACACTGACAAAACTGCAAGCCTCTTGCAAAGATGATGTTGACAAATGTATCAGTCTTCAGGATGAATTGAAACAACTTCGAGATGCCATTCAGGACATAAGTGATAAAAGCAAGCTGGAACTATCCTTTATAGCCACCAGGAAATGCAAGGACATAATACAGCAGTCTGAAACCTTTCTAAAGAAGAACTCTCTTCAGGTTAAAGTTTCAATAACATTCCAGCCTAGCAGTGATATTGCACAGTACTTGTCTGAACTGTCTGGTCTTGGAAAGATTGAACACAGTACCCAGATATTGAATCCAAACAAGGTGTTCACTGTGAAGGGGAAGTCTGTACATAATGTAAGAATATCAAGTGATTCAAAGGTATGCAATATCACTGCCATCTGTGTCCTCCCAGAAGGACAGGTCCTGGTAGCAGACAGTGGTAATGAAAATATCAAGCTTCTTGACCAGCAgcaccaggtggtgagtcactgtagTGTGACAACGTGGCCAAGGGATatgtgtcagatcacacccagtgacGTGGCTGTGGCTTTGAAAAGTGAGGTCCAGTTCATCACAGTCAATAACAGGAAGCTGGTGACAGGAGGGAAGCTTCAgttaaaacatgcatgtgtagGTATTGCCTGCCACCAGGAAGACCTGTATATTTCTGATTATACAGCACTCTACAAGTACACACTGAGTGGGAAACAAGTCAGCAAGATGTATGAGGATAAAACAGGTGATTTTACAG taaaggcgtgtgctgtgagtcccacaggggacaagtTGTACATCACAAACGTCTCAAATAAAAAggtcctcaccctggccagggatggttcAGTCCTGGCCACCTTCACTGACCACGCACTGTTAGAGCCATATGTACACGTgacacctgcaggccaggtgctggtatgTGGATTCCTGTCAAACACTATCATACAGGTGGACGATGAGGGCAGAAAGAAGCTGGCTATTCTTGCTACACAGGAGGATGGAGTGGTGTCCCCActgtcagtctgctacaacagacaCACTGCCTCCATCCTTGTGGGACTTTATGCCAGCAGCAATATCCGGGTGTTCAAAGTGCAATAG